A window of Campylobacter ureolyticus contains these coding sequences:
- the rpsQ gene encoding 30S ribosomal protein S17 yields the protein MTTSKRVIQGVVLKKAGDKTATVLVERKVMHPRYRKFVKRFKKYLVHDEANQTQIGDVISAIECRPLSKNKAFRLYKVVKKGVE from the coding sequence ATGACAACATCAAAAAGAGTTATTCAAGGCGTTGTACTTAAAAAAGCAGGAGATAAAACTGCAACTGTTTTAGTTGAGAGAAAAGTTATGCATCCTAGATATAGAAAATTTGTTAAAAGATTTAAAAAATATTTAGTGCATGATGAAGCAAATCAAACACAAATAGGCGATGTTATCTCAGCAATTGAGTGCAGACCGCTTAGCAAAAATAAAGCATTTCGCTTATATAAAGTTGTAAAAAAAGGAGTTGAGTAA
- the rplF gene encoding 50S ribosomal protein L6 → MSRIGKQPISIPKGIDVSLNSTVLSFKKGNITQELDTKGFVNVELKDGSIVFSPKGEDRQSRAFWGTYRSLAHNIVVGLTDGFSKKLEVNGVGYRAAVKGNVLELNLGFSHSINYKLPEGVAASIEKNIITISGYNKQNVGQVAAEVREFRPPEPYKGKGIKYVDERIIRKAGKTSKK, encoded by the coding sequence ATGTCAAGAATAGGCAAACAACCGATATCTATTCCAAAAGGTATAGATGTAAGTCTAAACTCAACTGTTTTGAGTTTTAAAAAAGGTAATATTACTCAAGAGCTAGATACAAAAGGCTTTGTAAATGTTGAGTTAAAAGATGGCTCAATAGTTTTTTCACCAAAAGGCGAAGATAGACAAAGTAGAGCTTTTTGGGGAACTTATAGATCATTGGCACACAACATTGTAGTTGGTTTAACTGATGGTTTTTCAAAAAAACTTGAAGTAAATGGTGTTGGATATAGAGCTGCTGTTAAAGGCAATGTATTAGAATTAAATTTAGGTTTTTCACACTCTATTAACTATAAGCTACCAGAAGGCGTCGCAGCTAGTATTGAAAAAAATATAATAACAATATCTGGCTATAATAAACAAAATGTTGGCCAAGTAGCAGCTGAAGTTCGCGAGTTTAGACCACCTGAGCCATACAAAGGTAAGGGTATAAAATATGTAGATGAGCGAATTATCCGCAAAGCCGGAAAAACATCTAAGAAATAA
- the rplP gene encoding 50S ribosomal protein L16, which yields MLMPKKTKYRKMMKGRNRGYATRGTQLTYGTIGIKAVEAGRINSRQIEAARIAMTRHVQRQAKIWICVFPDKPLTKKPLETRMGKGKGGVEEWVMNIKPGRIIFEMAGPSEKLSRSALTLSMHKLPFKSKIVTRESENELY from the coding sequence ATGTTAATGCCAAAAAAGACTAAATATAGAAAAATGATGAAGGGCAGAAACCGAGGTTATGCTACCAGAGGAACTCAACTTACTTATGGTACCATTGGTATAAAGGCTGTTGAGGCAGGTAGAATAAACTCACGCCAAATTGAAGCGGCTCGTATTGCAATGACAAGACATGTGCAAAGACAAGCTAAAATTTGGATTTGTGTTTTCCCTGATAAACCTTTAACTAAAAAACCTTTAGAAACTCGTATGGGTAAAGGTAAAGGCGGTGTTGAAGAGTGGGTTATGAATATAAAACCTGGTAGAATCATATTTGAAATGGCAGGGCCAAGTGAGAAGCTTTCAAGATCAGCACTTACTCTATCAATGCATAAGTTGCCATTTAAATCAAAAATAGTAACAAGAGAGAGTGAAAATGAACTATACTGA
- the rpsC gene encoding 30S ribosomal protein S3 — translation MGQKANPIGLRLGINKNWESRWFPSKENLPVNISEDYKIRKFLKSKLYYAGIAQIIIERTAKKIRITIVAARPGIIIGKKGSEVEVLKQDVVKLIGKDVNINIKEERKSGSSAQLAAENVAMQLERRVAFRRAMKKVIQNAQKSGAKGIKVVVSGRLGGAEMARTEWYLEGRVPLHTFRAKIDYGFAEAHTTYGNIGVKVWIFKGEVLHKGLEPEKTEENAPKRSRRTRRGR, via the coding sequence ATGGGACAAAAAGCCAATCCAATAGGACTAAGACTAGGAATTAATAAAAACTGGGAGTCTAGATGGTTTCCTTCAAAGGAGAATTTGCCTGTAAATATTTCTGAAGATTATAAAATTAGAAAATTTTTAAAATCAAAATTATATTATGCAGGTATAGCTCAAATCATTATAGAAAGAACAGCAAAAAAAATTAGAATAACTATTGTTGCTGCAAGACCTGGAATTATTATCGGTAAAAAAGGTAGCGAAGTTGAAGTTTTAAAACAAGATGTTGTAAAACTTATTGGTAAAGATGTTAATATTAACATAAAAGAAGAGAGAAAATCAGGTTCATCTGCTCAACTTGCTGCTGAAAATGTTGCTATGCAGCTTGAAAGAAGAGTTGCTTTTAGAAGAGCAATGAAAAAAGTTATCCAAAATGCACAAAAATCAGGTGCAAAAGGTATAAAAGTTGTAGTATCTGGAAGACTTGGTGGTGCTGAAATGGCAAGAACAGAGTGGTATTTGGAAGGTAGAGTTCCACTACATACTTTTAGAGCCAAGATAGATTATGGATTTGCAGAAGCTCACACTACTTATGGAAATATCGGCGTAAAAGTTTGGATATTTAAAGGTGAGGTTTTACATAAAGGACTTGAGCCTGAAAAAACAGAAGAAAACGCACCAAAAAGATCAAGAAGAACAAGAAGAGGTAGATAA
- the rpmC gene encoding 50S ribosomal protein L29 codes for MNYTEIKDKSVAELNTMLIEKKKLLFELKRKLKTMQLTNPNEIREVKKDIARVKTAITAVNKGA; via the coding sequence ATGAACTATACTGAGATAAAAGATAAAAGTGTAGCTGAGTTAAACACTATGCTAATAGAGAAGAAAAAGTTGCTTTTTGAATTAAAAAGAAAGCTAAAAACTATGCAACTTACAAACCCTAATGAAATTCGTGAGGTTAAAAAAGATATTGCTAGAGTTAAAACTGCCATTACAGCAGTTAATAAGGGAGCATAA
- the rplR gene encoding 50S ribosomal protein L18, giving the protein MKANILKKKLSLRIKRKKRVRAKISGVAACPRISIFKSNKTVYAQAIDDVASQTICASSGSVLKLKANKDGAIALGKDMADKLKEKGIDQVVFDRNGYLYHGVIASFADALRENGIKL; this is encoded by the coding sequence ATGAAAGCAAATATTTTAAAGAAAAAATTATCTCTAAGAATAAAAAGAAAAAAAAGAGTTAGAGCTAAAATTTCAGGTGTAGCTGCTTGCCCTAGAATTTCTATTTTTAAATCAAACAAAACTGTTTATGCACAAGCAATTGATGATGTAGCTTCACAAACAATTTGTGCAAGTAGCGGTAGTGTTTTAAAATTAAAAGCTAATAAAGATGGCGCTATAGCTTTAGGAAAAGATATGGCAGATAAGTTAAAAGAAAAAGGGATAGATCAGGTGGTTTTTGATAGAAACGGATATTTATATCACGGTGTTATTGCGTCATTTGCTGATGCATTAAGAGAAAATGGCATTAAGCTGTAG
- the rplO gene encoding 50S ribosomal protein L15 codes for MGLENLQKAVGSTSSKKRIGRGRGTGWGKTAGKGMKGQRARTGFNEKRGFEGGQQPLQRRLPKVGFTSRVEKPYVINVEKISAIKNLDEITFESIRSVHKFSNKISKIKLIGASAKDLISKIKDENIRTSGQN; via the coding sequence ATGGGATTAGAAAATTTACAAAAAGCAGTTGGCTCAACTTCTTCTAAAAAAAGAATTGGAAGAGGCAGAGGAACAGGCTGGGGAAAAACAGCTGGAAAAGGAATGAAAGGTCAAAGAGCTAGAACTGGCTTTAATGAAAAAAGAGGTTTTGAAGGTGGACAACAGCCACTTCAAAGAAGACTTCCAAAAGTTGGTTTTACTTCTAGAGTAGAAAAACCTTATGTTATCAATGTAGAAAAAATTTCAGCTATCAAAAATTTAGATGAGATTACTTTTGAAAGCATAAGATCAGTACATAAATTTTCAAACAAAATTTCAAAAATAAAATTAATTGGTGCAAGCGCCAAAGATCTTATTTCAAAAATAAAAGATGAAAATATAAGAACTAGCGGACAAAACTAA
- the infA gene encoding translation initiation factor IF-1: MAKDDVIEIDGNVIEALPNATFKVELDNKHVILCHIAGKMRMHYIKIMPGDRVKVELTPYSLDKGRITYRYK; the protein is encoded by the coding sequence GTGGCAAAAGATGATGTTATTGAAATAGATGGTAATGTTATAGAAGCTTTACCAAACGCTACTTTTAAAGTAGAACTTGATAATAAACATGTTATTTTATGTCATATCGCAGGCAAGATGAGAATGCACTATATAAAAATTATGCCTGGTGATAGAGTAAAAGTTGAGCTTACACCTTATAGCCTTGATAAAGGCAGAATTACTTATAGGTATAAGTAA
- the rplN gene encoding 50S ribosomal protein L14, with protein MIQSFTRLSVADNSGAKELMCIKVLGGSKRRYATVGDTIVCSVKKALPNGKMKKGQVVKAVVVRTKKEIQRLDGSLIRFDDNAAVILDAKKEPVGTRIFGPVGREVRYGGFMKIVSLAPEVL; from the coding sequence ATGATTCAAAGCTTTACAAGACTTTCAGTAGCTGATAATAGCGGTGCTAAAGAATTAATGTGTATAAAAGTTTTAGGTGGAAGCAAAAGAAGATATGCAACAGTTGGTGATACCATTGTTTGTTCAGTTAAAAAAGCTCTACCTAACGGAAAAATGAAAAAAGGTCAAGTTGTTAAAGCTGTTGTTGTTAGAACTAAAAAAGAAATTCAAAGGCTTGATGGGTCTTTAATTAGATTTGATGACAATGCAGCTGTTATTCTTGATGCAAAAAAAGAGCCAGTTGGAACTCGTATTTTTGGACCAGTTGGTAGAGAAGTAAGATATGGTGGATTTATGAAAATAGTTTCACTTGCACCGGAGGTTTTATAA
- the secY gene encoding preprotein translocase subunit SecY has product MSKSLRNKILITFGFLFVYRILAYVPVPGVNADVIRDFFTTNSDNAFGMFNMFSGKAAERLSIISLGIMPYITASIIMELLAATFPKLGQLKKERDGMQKYMQIIRYATVLITVVQAIGVSIGLKHMGSEAVLIDQNLFIAISCVSMLTGTMLLMWIGEQITQKGIGNGISLIIFAGIVSGLPSAIVGAVNLVNTGEMNFLVLILIVLIVLLTIGFVIFVELGERRIPISYSRKVMMQNQHKRIMNYIPVKVNLSGVIPAIFASAVLMFPLTMFQASSNPIMLKINDFFSPNGYMFQILMFLCVVFFAYFYATIAFNSKDISENLKKQGGFIPGVRPGENTATFLNDVAGRLTFWGAIYLGLISTLPWLLVKFLGVPFAFGGTSVLIVVSVSLDTMRKIEAQIYMNKFQTLSAVGL; this is encoded by the coding sequence ATGAGTAAGTCACTTCGTAATAAAATCTTGATAACTTTTGGATTTTTGTTTGTCTATAGAATACTGGCTTATGTGCCAGTTCCTGGTGTAAATGCCGATGTTATTAGAGACTTTTTTACAACAAATAGTGATAATGCATTCGGTATGTTTAATATGTTTAGTGGTAAAGCCGCTGAAAGACTTAGTATAATTTCACTTGGTATTATGCCTTATATTACAGCTTCTATTATTATGGAGCTTTTAGCAGCAACTTTTCCAAAGCTTGGACAACTAAAAAAAGAAAGAGATGGTATGCAAAAATATATGCAAATCATCCGCTATGCAACTGTTTTAATAACAGTAGTTCAAGCTATTGGAGTAAGTATAGGACTTAAACACATGGGATCTGAGGCTGTATTAATAGATCAAAATTTATTTATAGCAATTTCATGCGTGTCTATGCTAACAGGAACTATGCTTTTAATGTGGATAGGTGAACAAATCACTCAAAAAGGTATAGGAAATGGAATAAGTTTAATTATCTTTGCAGGTATTGTAAGTGGGCTTCCTTCAGCAATAGTTGGCGCTGTAAATTTAGTAAATACAGGCGAGATGAATTTCTTAGTACTTATTCTAATAGTCTTAATAGTCCTTCTTACTATTGGCTTTGTTATTTTTGTAGAACTTGGAGAAAGAAGAATTCCAATTTCTTATTCAAGAAAAGTTATGATGCAAAATCAACATAAAAGGATAATGAACTATATTCCGGTAAAAGTGAATTTAAGTGGAGTAATTCCTGCAATTTTTGCTAGTGCTGTTTTGATGTTTCCACTTACTATGTTCCAAGCAAGTTCAAATCCTATAATGCTAAAAATAAATGACTTTTTTAGTCCGAACGGCTATATGTTTCAAATTTTAATGTTTTTATGTGTTGTATTTTTTGCATATTTTTATGCAACAATTGCATTTAATTCAAAAGATATTAGCGAGAATTTAAAAAAACAAGGTGGATTTATTCCAGGAGTTAGACCTGGTGAAAATACTGCTACTTTTTTAAACGATGTTGCTGGAAGACTTACTTTTTGGGGTGCTATTTATCTAGGACTTATATCAACGCTTCCTTGGCTTTTGGTTAAATTTTTAGGTGTGCCTTTTGCTTTTGGAGGAACTTCAGTTTTGATTGTTGTTTCAGTTTCATTAGACACTATGAGAAAAATTGAAGCACAAATTTATATGAATAAATTCCAAACTTTAAGTGCAGTAGGACTTTAA
- the rpsH gene encoding 30S ribosomal protein S8 — protein MLNDLISDALTRIRNASLRRLDTTKLLHSKSVEAIARILTEKEYLESYNVVEEDNKKFINVVLKYDENGRSVINELTRVSKPSRRLYQGKDEIKRFKNGYGTVIVSTSQGIMAGIEASKRGIGGEVLCTVW, from the coding sequence ATGTTGAATGATTTAATATCAGATGCTTTAACAAGAATTAGGAACGCTAGCTTAAGAAGACTTGACACAACAAAACTTCTACACTCTAAATCAGTTGAGGCAATAGCTAGAATTTTAACAGAGAAAGAGTATCTTGAAAGTTATAATGTTGTAGAAGAAGACAATAAAAAATTTATAAATGTTGTTTTAAAATATGATGAAAATGGTAGAAGCGTTATAAATGAGCTAACTAGAGTTTCAAAGCCAAGTAGAAGACTTTACCAAGGTAAAGATGAGATAAAAAGATTTAAAAATGGTTATGGAACAGTTATAGTTTCAACAAGCCAAGGTATTATGGCTGGTATAGAAGCTAGCAAAAGAGGAATTGGCGGCGAAGTTCTTTGTACAGTTTGGTAA
- the rplX gene encoding 50S ribosomal protein L24, whose protein sequence is MITKYKIKKGDSVKIIAGDDKGKTGVVKSVFAKEGKVIVEGCKVAKKAVKPSEKFPNGGFVGEEMPMDISNVAKVEE, encoded by the coding sequence ATGATAACAAAATATAAAATTAAAAAAGGCGACAGTGTTAAGATAATTGCTGGTGATGACAAAGGCAAGACCGGAGTTGTAAAAAGTGTTTTTGCAAAAGAAGGAAAAGTTATTGTCGAGGGTTGCAAAGTAGCTAAAAAGGCTGTTAAGCCTAGTGAAAAATTTCCTAATGGCGGTTTTGTAGGTGAGGAAATGCCTATGGATATTTCAAATGTTGCAAAGGTTGAGGAGTAA
- the rplE gene encoding 50S ribosomal protein L5: MNRLRTKYNDQVRPELIKEFDIKNPMLIPAIEKIVISVGAGDAARDQKVFQNMIDTISLIAGQKALGVNAKKSVASFKVREGYPVGIKVTLRKDNMFVFLDKLISVALPRVKDFRGLPKNGFDGRGNYNFGLDEQLMFPEVEYDKILRTHGMNITIVTTTNSDKEAYRLLEVLGMPFSKGN; this comes from the coding sequence ATGAATAGACTTAGAACTAAATATAATGACCAAGTAAGACCTGAGCTTATAAAAGAATTTGATATAAAAAATCCTATGTTAATTCCTGCTATTGAAAAAATAGTTATTAGCGTTGGTGCTGGCGATGCTGCAAGAGATCAAAAAGTATTTCAAAATATGATAGATACAATCTCTTTAATAGCTGGACAAAAAGCACTTGGCGTAAATGCTAAAAAATCAGTTGCAAGCTTTAAAGTAAGAGAGGGTTACCCTGTAGGAATAAAAGTAACTTTAAGAAAAGATAATATGTTTGTCTTTTTAGATAAGCTTATCTCTGTTGCACTTCCAAGAGTAAAAGATTTTAGAGGTCTTCCAAAAAATGGTTTTGATGGAAGAGGAAACTATAACTTTGGTTTGGACGAGCAGTTAATGTTCCCAGAAGTTGAGTATGATAAAATTTTAAGAACTCACGGTATGAACATCACTATAGTTACAACAACAAATAGCGATAAAGAGGCTTACAGACTTTTAGAAGTTTTGGGTATGCCTTTTTCAAAAGGAAATTAA
- the map gene encoding type I methionyl aminopeptidase, whose protein sequence is MAISLKSVDDIKHLRAANKLVAQTLDYTKEFLKAGMTLLEVDKKIDDFITKNGAYPAFKGLYNFPNAACLSLNEVCIHGIPDNTILKEGDILGVDIGTRLNGYYGDSARTFGIGEISKSDEDLINCSRDALYFAIKNIKVGMHFKELSFLIENFILDRGYVPLEGYCGHGIGKKPHEEPEIPNYLTGKNPKQGPKIKNGMVFCIEPMICQKSGEAVVASDGWAVTSKDGLRTSHYEHCIAVVNGKAEILSIA, encoded by the coding sequence ATGGCAATTTCATTAAAAAGTGTTGATGATATTAAACACTTAAGAGCGGCAAACAAACTTGTCGCTCAAACACTTGATTATACAAAAGAGTTTTTAAAAGCTGGTATGACACTTTTAGAAGTTGATAAAAAAATAGATGATTTTATAACTAAAAATGGAGCTTATCCAGCATTTAAAGGACTTTATAATTTTCCAAATGCAGCTTGTTTATCACTAAATGAAGTATGTATCCATGGTATTCCAGATAACACTATTTTAAAAGAAGGTGATATTTTAGGTGTAGATATTGGAACAAGGCTTAATGGATATTACGGTGACAGCGCTAGAACTTTTGGGATTGGTGAAATTTCAAAAAGCGATGAGGATTTAATTAATTGTAGTAGGGATGCACTTTATTTTGCTATTAAGAATATAAAAGTAGGGATGCATTTTAAAGAACTTAGCTTTTTAATAGAAAATTTCATTCTTGATAGGGGATATGTTCCACTTGAGGGATATTGTGGTCATGGCATTGGTAAAAAGCCTCACGAAGAGCCAGAAATTCCAAATTATTTAACAGGAAAAAATCCAAAACAAGGTCCAAAGATAAAAAATGGAATGGTTTTTTGTATTGAACCTATGATTTGTCAAAAAAGTGGCGAAGCTGTTGTAGCAAGTGATGGCTGGGCAGTAACTAGCAAAGACGGTCTTAGAACAAGTCACTACGAACACTGCATCGCTGTAGTAAATGGAAAAGCTGAAATTTTAAGTATTGCTTAA
- the rpsE gene encoding 30S ribosomal protein S5, translated as MENYNKEEFEEVIVDISRVAKVVKGGRRFRFTALVVIGNKKGLVGYGFGKSKEVPDAIKKAVDDAFKNIIKVKLSGTTVPHDVEAKFNASKILLKPASEGTGVIAGGSTRPVLELAGIQDILTKSLGSNNSSNVVRATIKALSMMKG; from the coding sequence ATGGAAAATTACAATAAAGAAGAATTTGAAGAAGTAATCGTTGATATCAGTAGAGTGGCTAAAGTTGTTAAAGGTGGTAGAAGATTTAGATTTACAGCTTTAGTTGTTATAGGCAATAAAAAAGGCTTAGTGGGATATGGTTTTGGAAAGAGTAAAGAAGTTCCTGATGCTATTAAAAAAGCAGTTGATGATGCATTTAAAAATATCATTAAAGTAAAATTAAGCGGAACAACAGTTCCTCATGATGTTGAAGCTAAATTTAACGCTAGTAAAATTTTACTAAAACCTGCTAGCGAAGGAACTGGAGTTATCGCTGGTGGTTCAACTCGTCCTGTTTTAGAACTTGCTGGAATTCAAGATATCTTAACTAAGTCTTTAGGTTCTAACAACTCATCAAATGTTGTAAGAGCAACTATTAAAGCTCTTAGTATGATGAAAGGATAA
- a CDS encoding type Z 30S ribosomal protein S14, producing the protein MAKKSMIAKASREAKFSSRKYTRCKICGRSKSVYRDFGLCRVCLRKMANEGLIPGLKKSSW; encoded by the coding sequence ATGGCAAAAAAATCAATGATAGCTAAGGCAAGTAGAGAGGCTAAATTTAGCTCTAGAAAATACACAAGATGTAAAATTTGCGGAAGATCAAAGTCTGTTTATAGAGACTTTGGACTTTGTAGAGTTTGTCTTAGAAAAATGGCTAATGAAGGTCTAATTCCAGGCCTTAAAAAATCAAGTTGGTAA